The following proteins are co-located in the Oncorhynchus gorbuscha isolate QuinsamMale2020 ecotype Even-year linkage group LG22, OgorEven_v1.0, whole genome shotgun sequence genome:
- the LOC124010142 gene encoding apolipoprotein D-like has protein sequence MYPKMQALQVLSLTLLSVLAANAQTFRPGKCPQPPVQANFDTARYLGKWYEIQKLPAIFQKGECSTATYSLKSPGVVGVLNRELLSNNTVNAITGYAKVKDPSEPAKLEVTFFEDSPPGPYWVLSTDYEGHSVVYSCTEYLGAFHVDFAWILSREPTLSKEKLGELYNVFTSNGINIDVMTVTDQSQELCVDMPLWA, from the exons ATGT ACCCCAAGATGCAGGCTCTACAGGTTTTGTCTCTGACTCTGCTGTCCGTTCTGGCAGCTAACGCCCAGACCTTCCGCCCTGGAAAATGCCCCCAACCCCCCGTCCAGGCAAACTTTGACACCGCCAGG TATCTGGGCAAGTGGTATGAGATCCAGAAGCTCCCTGCCATCTTCCAGAAGGGCGAGTGCAGCACTGCCACCTACTCCTTGAAGAGCCCCGGAGTAGTTGGTGTGCTCAACAGGGAGCTGCT gTCTAACAACACTGTCAATGCTATTACTGGCTATGCTAAGGTCAAGGACCCCTCTGAGCCCGCCAAGCTGGAAGTCACCTTCTTCGAGG ACTCTCCCCCTGGCCCCTACTGGGTGTTGTCCACTGACTACGAGGGCCACTCTGTGGTCTACAGCTGCACTGAATACCTGGGCGCCTTCCACGTGGACTTTGCCTGGATCCTGAGCAGAGAGCCAACCCTCTCTAAGGAGAAACTTGGGGAGCTGTACAACGTGTTCACCTCCAACGGCATCAACATCGACGTGATGACCGTAACCGACCAGAGCCAAGAGCTGTGCGTTGACATGCCTCTGTGGGCCTAA